In Nitrospiria bacterium, the genomic window TTGTGCTATTTTCCAAAGACTTGATCCTAGAATCCTTCCATTTAAGAGCCTAAAAATGGATTGTTTTTTATGCACTTATAGAAACGTGGGTTAATTTTAGAACTAAGGGGGTTTAAAAAGGTATGTCTGAAATATCGATAAAAGAACTTTTAGAGGCTGGGGTTCACTTTGGTCACCAAACCAAGCGGTGGAACCCAAAAATGAAAAAATTTATTTTTGGGGAGAAAAATAGCATTTATATTATTGATCTCCAGAAAACCTTAAAAAGGTTTAAACAAGCCCGTGATTTTATTTGGAAGACGGCTTCAGAAGGGAGATCGGTGCTTTTTGTTGCAACCAAACGGCAAGCCCAGGAGATCATTGAAGAGGAAGCCAAACGTTGTGGAATGTTTTATGTCACTCAGCGATGGTTGGGGGGAATGCTGACCAATTTTGAAACCATACGAAAAAGCGTGGACAAATTAAAGAAATTAGAAAAAAAACAGGCCGATGGTACCTACGAACGACTACCCAAAAAAGAAGTGGCCTCTCTTGAGAAAAAGCGGATGCAATTGGAGAGAAATCTAGGGGGAATTAAACAGATGAATGCTCTTCCTGGAGCCCTTTTCGTGGTGGATATTAAAATGGAGCATATTGCTGTTCTTGAAGCCAATCGCCTTGGAATTCCCGTTGTGGGGGTTGTCGATACCAATTCCGATCCGGATGATGTGCAGTACCCTGTTCCTGGGAACGATGATGCCATTCGGTCCATTCGTTTGATTACCTCCCGAATGGTGGATGCCATTTTAGATGGACGGCAGAAGGGAGCTTTTGGGGCCCCTGTTGAAGAAAAACCGTTGGCAGCAACTCCTCCTCCCTCCGAGGAGAATCCGGTTTCGGAGGTTACCGATTTTGTAAAAGAGGGTATTGAAAAATAATTTGATCCTAAAAGTTTTGGAGAGATATTGAATGGCTGTTGAAGCAACACAGGTTAAAGAATTGAGGGAAAAAACAGGGGCAGGAATTATGGATTGCAAAAAAGCCCTTTCCCAATCCGGAGGGGATCTCCAAAAGGCCATCGATTTTCTTAGGCAAAAAGGCCTTTCGGTAGCGGCCCAGAAGGGGGGACGTTCAACGGATGAAGGCATTGTGGGATCCTACGTTCACATGGGGGGAAAAATCGGAGTCCTCATCGAGGTGAATTGTGAGACCGATTTTGTGGCGAAAACACCTGAATTTCAGGCTTTTGGAAAGGACCTTGCCATGCAAGTAGCCGCGCCTCCGGTTGCTCTATTTGTGACAAGAGAGGATGTGCCCAAGGAGCTGTTGGACAAAGAACGTGAGATTTATGCCCATCAGGCTCGGGAGACAAAAAAACCAGAGAAGGTGATTGAGAAAATTGTGGCAGGAAAAATTGAGCGGTATTATCAGGAAGTTTGCCTTCTGGATCAAACCTTTATTAAGGATGAGGCTTTAACGATTAAGGATTTGCTTGCCCAAAAAATTTCAGCTTTTGGCGAGAACATTACCATTAAGCGGTTTGTCCGATTTCAGGTCGGTGAAAAAACCTGACCAACTTTAAAATCTCCCTTTTTCTTCAATCATACCCCGGCTCAACATGAGCGACATGACACGCTCCGCTTATCAACGCGTTCTTCTAAAAATCAGCGGTGAAGTATTGGCAGGTGATCAAGGCTATGGGATTGATCCTCAAGTCCTGGATTCCCTTGCCGAGGAAATCGGAGAGCTTCATAAACTCGAGGTTGAATTGGCCATTGTGATTGGCGGGGGGAATATTTTTCGTGGGATTGCGGCCAGTTCAAAAGGAATGGAGCGGGCATCTGCTGATTACATGGGAATGTTGGCCACGCTCATCAATGCCCTGGCCCTTCAAAATGCTCTTGAGAAAAAAAATATTTACACCCGGGTTCAGTCCGCCATTGAAATGCGCCAACTGGCTGAGAGTTATATCCGAAGAAGAGCCATCCGGCACCTTGAAAAGAAGCGTGTGGTGATATTTGCCGCTGGAACTGGAAACCCTTATTTTTCCACCGATACGGCTGCCGCACTTCGGGCGATGGAGATCGGGGCACAGGTGATTTTAAAAGGGACCAAGGTTGATGGGGTATTCGATAAGGATCCTCTGAAATATCCCGCCGCGAAAAAATTCGAACAACTTACCTTTTTTGAGGTGATTGAAAAGGGTTTAAAGGTCATGGATGCAACGGCGGTAACTCTTTGTATGGACCATGACCTTCCCATTATGGTTTTCAATATTAAGGAAAAAGGAAACATTAAAAGAATTTTATGTGGAGAACATATCGGAACGGCGGTGAAAAACAAATAAATGGAACCGGAAGGAGGTTATTTTGATCTGATGGGTTCTCCTTTTTCCAAGTGGAAAGAAAAAAGGGTCACCTGCTTTTTTAATAAAGGGGGGGTGGAATTTTATGAGCGAACCTGATGTCAGCAGAATCAAAAAGCAAACCGATGAAAAAATGGAAGCTGCCCTGGATCACCTTCGAAAGGAGCTTTCAACCATTCGAACTGGACGGGCCTCCTTATCCATTCTGGATGGCATCAAGATTGATTATTATGGGTCTCAAATGCCCCTCAATCAGGTGGCGACCTTATCCATTCCAGAAAGCCGGATGATTACCATTCAACCCTGGGAAACTCAAATGGTGGGAGAGATTGAAAAGGCCATTCTTGCATCGGGAATTGGCATTACACCCAGCAATGACGGAAAAATTATCCGTTTAAATATTCCTCCCTTAACGGAGGAAAGACGGAAAACCTTGGTTAAGACCGCGAAAAAGACTGGAGAGGAAGCAAAAGTTTCCATTCGTAACATCCGAAGGGATGCCAATGACGAATTGAAAAAACTTCAAAAGGATGCTTCTCTGGCCGAGGATCAGCTTCGGAAAAATCAAGAGGAGGTCCAAAAGAGTACGGACCAGTTTATTAAAAAGGTGGACGATATCCTTTCCAAGAAGGAAGAGGAGATTCTGGAGGTCTAATGGACTTTAACCCCACCGTTCATTTTGTAAGATCTTAAATTGATTTCAAAACCTTATTTTTTGTCACCATTCCTCAAAACAAAACATTTTCTGAAACCCTGGTTTATACCGGTTAAGAAAGGTCTATCTAGGGGTTAATTCTGACCCTGTCTATTAATTCCTCTCTCCATTTCTGTTAAGTTTGTTTTTTATATCATTCTTTATTATCCTAAAAGAATAGCAAAAAGGACCTTGTGGTACGTGAAATGCTTTACCTTGGTTTAAGATACAAAGTTTTCTCATTGATCTGTCTAAGGGCTAGATGACTCTTAATGATTCCCACGGCCGGCCCACCTGGGCTGAAATTAATCTGAAAGCACTGTCTAACAATATCGGGGTGGTCCGGGGGAAAGTTGGGGAGGAACGGAAAATCTTGGCGGTGGTCAAAGCCGATGCCTATGGACATGGGTTGGTTCCTGTTTCAAAAGCCCTTCTTTCAGAAAACATTCAGATGTTTGGGGTAGCCCAGTTGGACGAAGGAATTGAGCTTCGCCAAGCAGGGATTCAAATTCCCATTCTTCTCATGACAGGATTTTTGGAAAGTCAGCTAAAAGACATATTCCATTACCGGTTGACTCCGGTGGTCCACCATTTTGATTTGCTTTCTCCTCTTCAGCGGTTTGGCAAAAAGGCTCAGAAACCTTTTCGATTTCATCTTAAAATCGACACCGGGATGGGACGCCTGGGGATGACCCTTTCCGAATTGAAAAGGGTTGCCCAAATGCTAAAGGCTTCTCCGGAAATTTTTTTGGAAGGAATCATGACCCATTTTGCAGAGTCCGAAGGAGAGGGGGGAGGGTTTCTCAAAGAGCAAACCCATCGTTTCCTTGAGTCGGTCAACCTGGTTTTAAAAAGCGACTATCCTCATCTGATTTGCCATGCCGCCAACAGCGCAGCAATTGTTAACAGCCCCTCTTCCTATTTTCAGATGGTTCGCCCGGGAATCATGTTGTATGGATATTTGCCCCCTCCCTTAAAAGGCCTCAACCACGGGTTAATGCCGGTCATGAGTTTAAAAACAAAAATTATTCACTTAAAAAAGGTCCCGCCCCGCACACCTATCGGGTATGGGAGGACTTGGAAAACAAAAAGGGAGAGTCTGATTGCCACCCTGCCTATTGGGTATGCGGATGGATATCCCCGGCTGCTTTCCAATCGAGGTTCGGTTCTCATGAGAGGGAAAAAATATCCCATCGTTGGCCGAATTTGTATGGATCTGCTGATGGTGGATGTGACCGGGATGGAACGCCCCGAAATTGGGGAGACCGTGGTATTGATCGGTGAGGAGGAAGGAAAAAAAATTACCGCAGATGAAATAGGGATGTGGGCAGAAACCATTTCCTATGAAATTCTGTGTGGCGTCAATCGCCGGATTCCTCGGGTATACCTATCCTGATGGAGGTTTTTTTTAAAAAAATAGGGAATAACAACCATGGACCCGCAAACCCAAGATACTGAGATTCAGGATGTCGAACAGCACCTCCTGGATTTAATCCTGGAACTGGTGGAAGAGCTGGGCATTCAACAGGCCGTCCGGTCTGTTTCCCTGGATGCTGCTTTGGATCGGGATTTGGGTTTGGGGAGCCTGGAGCGTGTTGAACTTTTTATTCGGGTGGAAACTGCTTTTTCCATTCGTATCCCCGATCGGGGCATGGCTGAGGTCAATACCCCCCGTGATTTGCTGCAAACCCTTCTAGAGGCAAAAACGTCCAATGAAAAATTCAAGGTGGGGCATCGGGCTTCTATTGGAAGGTCTGTCCTCTCCCCCGGCCAGGCGACTTCGCTAGATGAAGTGCTTCGTCGTTTTGCATTGGGAGAACCCCGCCGGCCTCATATTTTCCTCCAGAATGAAGAAGGGGGAGAGGAGGTCATTACTTACGGAAAACTTTTTGAAACCGCTTCGGAAGTTGCCAATGGACTTTTGGACCGTGGGTTAAAACGGGGAGAAACCGTGGCCATTATGCTTCCCACGGGGAAAGAATTTTTCTCATCTTTTTTTGGGGTTTTATTGGCCGGGGGGATCGTGGTCCCCATTTATCCGCCCTACAAGGCGGACCGAATCGAAGAGTATGCGAGCCGCCAGGCACGAATTCTAAAAAATGCGGACATACGGTTTTTGGTGACCTTTCAAAAAGTGGAGGCCCTGGGACATATTTTGCGTCCTTTTATCCCTTCCTTAAAGGAGGTCATGACCGTTGAAAAACTTTCAACTTCTAAAACCACTTTTTCCTTTTCTCCTAATCAGAGTTGGGAGGGTGCGCTGATTCAATATACATCCGGAAGTACCAGTGATCCGAAAGGGGTTCTTCTCGCCCATGAAAATGTTCTTTCCAATATCCAAGCCATCGGAAAAGCCGGGCAGATTTCCCCGATGGACATCGGAGTCAGTTGGCTTCCCCTCTATCACGATATGGGTTTGATTGGATCCTGGCTGTGTTGCCTTTATTATGGGATTCCCATCACGGTTCTTTCTCCATTTGCATTCTTAACCCGACCGGAGCGTTGGCTTTGGGCGATTCATTACCACCGCGCAACCCTGTCCGCTGCTCCCAATTTTGCCTATGAGCTGTGTGTCAGAAGAATAGAGGATAAAGACATTGAAGGACTCGATTTAAGTTCCTGGCGCCTTGCCTTTAATGGAGCAGAGGCCATCAGTCCGGATACCCTTTCCAAGTTTACGGATCGTTTTGGCCCTTATGGGTTCCGGCCAGAGACCTTTTTCCCGGTTTATGGTTTGGCAGAGGCCTCCGTGGCATTAACTTTTCCTCCAGTGGGCAGGCTTCCCAGGGTGGATTCGATTTCACGGGAGGGGTTTCAAACCCATCAGCGCGCAGAACCGGTTGGTTTATCGGAAAATACCCCTTTGAAATTTATTTCCTGCGGGGTTCCTCTTCCCGGACATGAAATCCGAATTGTTGATCTTCAGGGTAAAGAGTTGGGGGAGCGTCAAATTGGATCCCTTCATTTTAGGGGCCCTTCAGGCATGAAAGGATATTTTCAATCTCCAGAGGCAACCCAGTCTGTATTTCATGAGGGTTGGTGGGATACTGGAGATTTGGCCTACCGGGCCGATGGAGAGCTCTTCATCACCGGAAGGAAAAAAGATGTCATTATTAAAGCTGGACGGAACATTTATCCTCAGGAGATTGAAGAGATTGCCAGTGACGTTCCGGGAATCCGGCGGGGGTGTGTCGCAGCCTTTGGGGTGTCGGAGCAACGGCTTGGAACCGAACGGATCGTGGTGGTTGCGGAAACCCGGGAAACCGATCGAGAAAAACGGGAAACGATCTCTGCTCGGGTTGTGGAACTGGTTTCTGATAACATGGGTATTCCCCCCGATGTGGTTCTTTTGATCCTGCCCGGAGCCATCCCGAAAACCTCCAGTGGAAAACTGAGGCGGGCGTCTTGCCGGGAATTTTATATCCAGGGGAAATTGCTTCGCTCTCCCCATCCGGTTTGGTTCCAAATTGCTAAATTATGCCTTAACAGTCTCTTATCATGGGTGAAAAACGGTTTCGGGGCCATCGGTCGGTATGGGTATGCGGCTTATGTGGGGTTGGCCTTGTGTATCACTGTGCCCCCGGTTTGGTTCCTTATTTTTATTTTCCCGAGGAAGCAAGCGGCCTCTTGGTTGTCACACGTTTGGGCAAAAGGGTTTTTAAAAAGTATCGGGTGCCCCCTTTCGGTCAAAGGGAAAGAACATTTGGGCAAAGCCACTCCGATGGTTCTGGTTTCCAATCATGCCAGTTACCTGGACGCGGTTGTCCTCATGGCGATTTTACCACCTGGTTTTCTTTTTGTGGCTAAATATCAATTACTCCGTGCCCCGATTATCCGAACGGTGATTCAAAGAGTGGGGCACATTACAGTGGATCGTGAAGATCTATCCAAAAGTGTTTCGGATGCCAAAAAGATTGAAGATGCCCTTCGGGCAGGATCATCCGTCCTGATTTTCCCGGAAGCGACCTTTACGCCGGTTACCGGATTGAGACCCTTCAAGTTAGGGGCGTTTAAAGTAGCGGCTGAAACCTCCCGGCCGGTCTGTCCCATTTCGATCCATGGGACACGGTATATCCTCTGGGGGGACCAATGGGTGCCGAGGCGGGGGTCTATTTCAGTGGTGATTGGAGAACCGATTATTCCTCGGGAGAATAGCTGGCGGGAGATCACCCGGCTTCGGGATTTGGTGAAGTTCGAGATTGCCAAACACTGCGGGGAGAATCCGTTGAATTTGGTGGGGATGGGCCCCCCTACCTCTTAGTCTGCTCGTCATGAATGGAGGTTTAACCTTTCGGTTTAAACGTAATTTTTTCTTGGAGGCATCCGGATGGATCTCAAGATGGTCACAATTGAAAAACCTGAAGAAGTGAACCTGATTTTAGGGCAAAGCCATTTTATCAAGACGGTGGAGGATCTCCACGAGGCACTGGTGGGGACCGTTCCAGGAATAGGTTTTGGGTTGGCATTTTATGAATCCTCGGGGGATTGTTTGGTTCGTTGGTCCGGGACGGATGAGGCAATGATCACATTGGCCCAAAAAAATGCTTTGGCCCTTTCCGCGGGCCACACCTTTATCATTTTTTTAATTCCAGGGGTTTTCCCGCTTAACGTTCTCAATGCGCTAAAAAATGTTCCCGAAGTGTGTCATATTTTTTGTGCCACCTCCAATCCCGTTGAAGTGATGATTGTGGAGACGGAACAGGGGAGAGGAATTTTAGGGGTGGTGGACGGGTTGCGTCCCAAGGGTATTGAGGGAAAAGGGGGAATTCAGTGGCGAAAAGATTTTCTCCGAAAAATCGGGTATAAATTATGAACCTCCTTTAACGGTGGATTTTACCAGATGACCAAAAAAAAATATTCGAGTATCATTTGAGGAAAAAGCAACCCACAGGTTTTATCCGGGAAGGAGGTTTTTATGTTGGGGAAAGATTTTAAAAAAGGGGATAACACGTTTCAGGAATTAACGGCGGATGCGCTGATGCAAACTGATCCGGTGAATTATGACCAAAATGTGAGTTGTCAAGCCATTGCCTCCGCTTTGGTTCTAAAACGTTCGGGTGCCATTACCATTGTGGATGATGCAAGAAAACCGGTGGGAATCGTGACGGAATATGATTTATTAAGGGCGATTAAAGAAGGGAAAGATTTAAATGAAATTACCCCCCAGGCCATTATGACACAACCCATTGTCATTTCCGAAAAAAGCCTGGTCTCGGAAATCTTGGATACACTGGTCACCGGACATATTATCCATCTTCCCGTTGTGGATTTTCAGGAAAAATTAATTGGTTTAATTGAACGTCAGGATATCCTATCGGCTTATTTGAAGTATCAAAAATAAATGGTGTTTTCCTTTCAGCCATCCCTCCCTGTTCATCTTAGAGCATAAGTTAGTTTTTAAAAGCCAGATTGAGAATGCGCTGAATGAGCTCATCAAAGGATATCCCGGCTTTCTGAGCCGACATAGCAAATTCCTCCTGTGCGGCCAGGCCGGGGTTGGGATTTGCCTCCAGGATGACAACGCGACCCTCTGGGGTTAAACGAAGATCAATCCGTCCATACCCTTTGATTCGGAGGACCCGGTACACCTTCTTGCAAATTCGGGCAATTTTCTCCGGTAATCCGTTGGAGAGTGTCTTTGCAAAAATGTTTTGAATCCCCCACCTTTCCCTGTAGTCTTCATCCCATTTCGCTTTAAAAGTTGAAAACTGTGGGCGGTCATCGGGCATTTTCGAGAAGACAACTTCACGGAATGGGAAAACGGAGAGACGTTGGTTCCCTAAAATGCTTACATAGAGTTCCCTTCCATCGATAAATTCTTCGGCCATGGCTTCTTGATCCATTTTCTCATGAATGAACCTGATCCGATCTTCGAATGCCTGGTCATTTTCAACGAAGGAACCCTGGGAAATGCCGTAGGACCCTTCCTCCTGCAGGGGTTTAATGAAGAGGGGAAAGCCGAGGTTTTTGGAACGCTTGATGGCGGTCCCTCGTGGATAAATCATAAAATCAGGGAAGTCAATCCTGTGGTAGGCAAGAATTTCCTTGGACATTCCTTTATTTTTACAAAGGGTGAGGCCGGTGGGGCCACTTCCCGTATAGGGGATATCCAGCATTTGTAAAAGACTGGCCACGTTTCGTTCGTAGGCCGATTTGTTGTTAAACTGTTCCGGAAGATTGAATACCACATCGGGGGGGTGTGATTTGATTTCATCCACAATCAACCCGGGATCGTCAAAAACGCCCAGCACCCGGACCTCATGGCCCAGCCGGTTCAGGGCATCGATCACGTCATTTTCTGTAATGCGTTCATCGGAATCCAGTTCCCCGCTGAAATCTAAATCTTTGGGGGGATGGCAAGAAATATCGAACAGGACTAAAACTTTTAGCTTTTTTTTCATTCTTTATTTTCTTTTAAACCTTCCCGTATGCCGGTAGTTGGAAGCCATGGCCGCAAGGTAAGCGGTAAACTCCAACCCGGATTTTTCGGGGTCGCTTCCAATTCTCAAGTCTAACTCCGCACACCGCTCGGAAATCGATCTTAAAAGACGATTAATGGTAAATTTGGGTTCCCCTGTCCAGGTGGATACCGCATTCAGGATCGATTTTCGATTTCGCCTTAAAAAAATGGTGGCCCGTTGGGCGGAAGATGAATCAGTGGGTTCGCAAAAAAGTCTTTTCAGATCAGAATCAAAGAAATCGGGAAGATCCTCAGCATAAAACCGGCGGCGCCGCTGATAAAATTTTTTGAGCTGAGAGCGCAACCGGGAGGCATCGCAGATTTTTTTTCGGGAGACCACCAACGGAGGCGTTCCCGCCAACGCCTTCATCACTTGATCGACAAATTCCAGCTTTTCCAGAGCTTTCCAGTCTTTGTATTGATGCCTCCAATTCAGTTCAGGGGTTAACCAGATAGCAAAGGTTTCCGCAAAATCCTCTTCCGGATGGCTTTGGGCGTACCAATCATCTAAATGTTTGACGTACCTCTTGCTGAAGGGCCTGGCCCGGTAAAATTCCGAATATTCAATGGAGGGGGACCCGAAAATTTTTTGCCATTTTTTCCTTTTACCCAACAGGTAGGCATGGTTGATGACATGGCCCATTTCGTGGCGAAGGAGCTGCATGCACCAGGTATCAGTTCCCCCTTCAACCTCCATCATCATCCGCTCTTCAAGCTTTTCCAAGCGCGGATGAGCCAAATAAAATGGAATGGCGATGGTACAGGCGCCTTCAGGACAGAACCACTCATCCCCAAGGTAGAAAAGGGGTTTAAAGGAGATGTTTTTTGCTTCTAATTCTTTGCAAAATAATTGAATTTTTGATTCTAACTCTGTTCCATTAATTTTCAACCCAAGATCACAAATCCGCATCTCCAGGAGTTTTTCGTCTGTTAATTGTACCCAGTCAAACTCTTTGCAGGGTTGTTCGTCTGATGGTGGCTTATTCATCTTGCCCATTTTACCAAACTATGCATTATTTTGGCTAATTTAAAAGAATGACTTTCAACTTTTACCCAAAAAAGGCTGAGGTGGGAAGGTTTTCGGTTTTTTGCCTGATCTTTAATCTTCGCATATAATTACTTTTAAAGTTTTGAAATAACCCAATTACAGGTTGTAGGTTTAGTCTTTGAACCCCATTTTAATTTATAATTGATTTTAAAGGGTAGGGAGGATAAGTCAATGCTAATCAGTGGTATGAGATGTTCCAAATGCGGGTTTACCCAAATGTCGTCGCCTTCCTGTAAATCCTGTGGGGTCTCTATGAACGGCAAGAATGGGATGACCACCCATTCAATGGAAACTCAGACCCTTTCCATACCGGCCCCCAGACAGGAGGCTCTCGTCCCTGCTCAATCGTTTGGGGAAACTTCAGCGGATTATTTAAATGCCCAGGAGGACTCAAACCCATCCCGTCAGCTTTTTTTCTTTGGCAACGGGGGAACGTTGTTGGGAATCCATGTGGTTAATTTTTTCCTGACCCTGATCACTTTAGGAATCTATTCTTTTTGGGGAAAGGTTAAGATTCGAAATTATCAATGGGGCCAAACCGAATTGGAGGGGGATCGTTTTGCTTACCATGGTACAGGAAAAGAACTATTAACCGGATTTTTCAAGGCCTCCCTTTTGTACATTGGGGCGGGTGCATTAATCGAGGTTTCCTCCCGGTTGCCTGGGGGAAAGCCGGTGGAGTTTGCAATCATCCTCTTCGCCGCTTTTATGATGTTGACCCTTGTCACCATTGCCATGATCGGTCCATGGCGATACCGTTTGAGTAGAACGTCCTGGAGGGGAATCCGTTTTTCCTTCCGGGGAAGCCTCCAAGATTTTGCCAAAATTTATATCGGGGGCCTCTTTTTGATGGTGATCACCTTGGGTTTGTATTATCCTTTCCTTCAAACAAAAATTTTCGGTTTTAAAATGTCCAATGCCTGTTTTGGCAACAAAAAATTCTCTTTTGATGGAAAGGGAAAAGACCTTTTTGGAAGCTTCCTGCTGACGGTCTTATTATTGATCCCGACGTTTGGCCTTTATTGGTTTTGGTTTAAGGCTAAAATGAGACGTTATTTGTATAACCACACCGCCTTCGGTCCTGCCCGTTTGAAATCCACCGTAACAGGGGGAGGCCTATTGTGGCTTACACTGACCAATGGCCTTTTGCTGATTTTTACGCTTGGGTTTGCCTGGTCTTGGGTTTTGGTTCGAACCATTCAATTCAACTATACCTATCTGTCATTGGAAGGACCATTGAATTTGGCCTCCATTCAGCAGGAGGCCAAAGGTGCAACGGCCATGGGCGAAGGACTGGAAAGCATCTTGGACCTTGACTCGGGTTTTGAAGCCGCATGATTGAATGGTAAACTAAACCCATGCGAGGAAAGTGGCAAGGAACCTTCCTAGACGGAAAAACCCCAAACCCTCAAAAGGTCTCGATCCGAATTATGCAAACGGGTTTGGAGATCACGGGGGAGGAAGCAAGCGCTTTTCTTTGGCCTTTTTCCGAAATTCGCCAGACTCAAGGAAGTTATCAAGGGGAACCCGTTCGCCTTGAACGGGGCGGAGAGATTGCGGAAACCCTTCAAATCTCTGATCTTGCCTTTCTCACAGACCTGCATCAAAAGGTTCCTGGGTTAACCCTTCGTTTTCATAACCCGGGTCAACGAAAATTAAGAGTTAAACTGACCGTTTTGGCAGGCGTGGGGGCGGTTGCACTTTCGGGGGCCCTTTACCTGTGGGGCATTCCCTCCCTGGTTTCGGTGGTGACCCCTTATGTTCCTGTCTCTTGGGAAGCTCAACTGGGGAAGGGGGTTTTTGAAGAGCTCGCCCCAGAAAAAATGAGAAGCAACGATCCAAACCTCAAAGAAGCCATTGATAAAATTTCCGATACATTATTAGCCTCGCTTAAAAACCAACCCTATTCTTTTCGAATTGCCGTTGTAGATAATGCTGCCTTTAATGCCTTAGCCGCACCGGGAGGGTATATCATTGTGTATCGGGGATTATTGGAAGAAACACAATCCGCAGAGGAATTGGCGGGTGTTCTGGCTCATGAATTTCAACATGTATTAAAGCGACACGCAACAAAAGCCATTCTGCATTACGCTTCAACGGGAATTCTGATTGCCGCTTTGACTGGGGATGCCACCGGGGCAATGGCCTTTGGGGTGGATATTGCCCGGAGTTTTGGGATGCGGCAGTATAGTCGGCAGACGGAACGTGAAGCCGATGAAGCAGGGATGAAAATGATTTTAGAGGCGGGGATTGATCCCTCAGGGATGATCTCCTTTTTTGATTCACTTCAAAAACAGGAGAATGGGGCTCCGAATCTTATGAAATATTTCTCTACCCACCCTGAGGCGGCGGATCGGGCACAATATTTGAAATCACTGGCGGACAAATCTCAAGCGCCGGTGGTGCCGCTTTTTCAACAAGGTGAATGGGAGAAGATTAAAAATGGCTTTTCTGGTCCCGGGAGCCACTAAGGTAACGGTTCTGAATTATTATTCTTTAAGGCCAATCATCTTGCCGATTTCCGCTTCTACCCCGGGGTCAACCAAAAATCCCACTCCGTAAGCCTCACCCTTTGGTTTTCGTCCAATGATTTTTTGAAAATCCTCCACCGCATTGATCCGTTGGGTCACCCAAATCTCCGGATCCGGGGGACCATTTTGTAGAACCACTTCTGTTGGGCGAAAAAAACCTCCCTGTTTCATTGATCCCACGGCCCGCTTTTGGCTCCATACATATTTAATATTGGTGGGAATCCCAAAAATGTCTTTGTCCAGGGAAATATAGACATATACTTGGGCTTCAGGATCCTCAGGCCATTTTTTCACTCGCCATTTCCATTCGACGATAGGAAAGGTTGAGGAATCCCATGAAAGTTTTTTAAAAACCCGAATCGCTTTTTCTTTTCCATGACCCTGAAGATAGGTGTCTTGATTATTTTGGATAACCGTGTAGATTTCCTTTGCTTTGGATTCATCGCTGCTGACTTTCCACCCTGCTGGAAAAG contains:
- a CDS encoding adenosine-specific kinase, translating into MDLKMVTIEKPEEVNLILGQSHFIKTVEDLHEALVGTVPGIGFGLAFYESSGDCLVRWSGTDEAMITLAQKNALALSAGHTFIIFLIPGVFPLNVLNALKNVPEVCHIFCATSNPVEVMIVETEQGRGILGVVDGLRPKGIEGKGGIQWRKDFLRKIGYKL
- a CDS encoding CBS domain-containing protein — translated: MLGKDFKKGDNTFQELTADALMQTDPVNYDQNVSCQAIASALVLKRSGAITIVDDARKPVGIVTEYDLLRAIKEGKDLNEITPQAIMTQPIVISEKSLVSEILDTLVTGHIIHLPVVDFQEKLIGLIERQDILSAYLKYQK
- a CDS encoding putative zinc-binding metallopeptidase — translated: MNKPPSDEQPCKEFDWVQLTDEKLLEMRICDLGLKINGTELESKIQLFCKELEAKNISFKPLFYLGDEWFCPEGACTIAIPFYLAHPRLEKLEERMMMEVEGGTDTWCMQLLRHEMGHVINHAYLLGKRKKWQKIFGSPSIEYSEFYRARPFSKRYVKHLDDWYAQSHPEEDFAETFAIWLTPELNWRHQYKDWKALEKLEFVDQVMKALAGTPPLVVSRKKICDASRLRSQLKKFYQRRRRFYAEDLPDFFDSDLKRLFCEPTDSSSAQRATIFLRRNRKSILNAVSTWTGEPKFTINRLLRSISERCAELDLRIGSDPEKSGLEFTAYLAAMASNYRHTGRFKRK
- a CDS encoding YjgN family protein — protein: MNGKNGMTTHSMETQTLSIPAPRQEALVPAQSFGETSADYLNAQEDSNPSRQLFFFGNGGTLLGIHVVNFFLTLITLGIYSFWGKVKIRNYQWGQTELEGDRFAYHGTGKELLTGFFKASLLYIGAGALIEVSSRLPGGKPVEFAIILFAAFMMLTLVTIAMIGPWRYRLSRTSWRGIRFSFRGSLQDFAKIYIGGLFLMVITLGLYYPFLQTKIFGFKMSNACFGNKKFSFDGKGKDLFGSFLLTVLLLIPTFGLYWFWFKAKMRRYLYNHTAFGPARLKSTVTGGGLLWLTLTNGLLLIFTLGFAWSWVLVRTIQFNYTYLSLEGPLNLASIQQEAKGATAMGEGLESILDLDSGFEAA
- a CDS encoding M48 family metallopeptidase, with amino-acid sequence MRGKWQGTFLDGKTPNPQKVSIRIMQTGLEITGEEASAFLWPFSEIRQTQGSYQGEPVRLERGGEIAETLQISDLAFLTDLHQKVPGLTLRFHNPGQRKLRVKLTVLAGVGAVALSGALYLWGIPSLVSVVTPYVPVSWEAQLGKGVFEELAPEKMRSNDPNLKEAIDKISDTLLASLKNQPYSFRIAVVDNAAFNALAAPGGYIIVYRGLLEETQSAEELAGVLAHEFQHVLKRHATKAILHYASTGILIAALTGDATGAMAFGVDIARSFGMRQYSRQTEREADEAGMKMILEAGIDPSGMISFFDSLQKQENGAPNLMKYFSTHPEAADRAQYLKSLADKSQAPVVPLFQQGEWEKIKNGFSGPGSH
- a CDS encoding DUF3047 domain-containing protein, yielding MKPSCTLLIAFFYLYLFFGTTPLWAEEGKITLADFSTFPAGWKVSSDESKAKEIYTVIQNNQDTYLQGHGKEKAIRVFKKLSWDSSTFPIVEWKWRVKKWPEDPEAQVYVYISLDKDIFGIPTNIKYVWSQKRAVGSMKQGGFFRPTEVVLQNGPPDPEIWVTQRINAVEDFQKIIGRKPKGEAYGVGFLVDPGVEAEIGKMIGLKE